One Phycisphaerae bacterium RAS2 DNA window includes the following coding sequences:
- the adrA_1 gene encoding putative diguanylate cyclase AdrA — protein MAESAIQLRRGLFGLQFRTTALLAVIVVVATGLCGWTYSRFSSSLTLAESRRHTTDIARAVAFSSSGEVAQQDRSALTRTAQACVSQGEIAYLVFTDISGEILASCQRGAGNINSLLVDGTNRVLVDPINQPRLLHHGEFGPRIDVVYPVTVISPEASGLAAPTVGFVRLGVSMTSAGARLARLRQDIIWLCVAVALLMVPVGFQAVRVVIAPINRLAEAVTAFAAGQRDVRVAVSQHEWGEIADLKRAFNGMADQLNGSHEKLVKLNAELEDRVRERTLDLERANMRLAEMASRDSLTGLYNRRHFNDVLAQLFAEAARYNTEITCMMLDLDNFKQVNDTLGHHMGDQLLQITSEVLLACIREADVPVRYGGDEFAVLFPRTTPAEATASAERILTRFKRELLRRMPDAHFVSLSIGLASREDNLPGTCIELVHLADEALYKAKAAGKNQIKSIRPSQVRRNPSQQVQA, from the coding sequence GTGGCAGAAAGCGCCATCCAACTGCGTCGCGGGCTGTTTGGGCTTCAATTCCGAACGACCGCGCTGCTCGCCGTCATCGTCGTGGTCGCCACGGGGTTGTGCGGCTGGACCTACTCGCGCTTTTCTTCTTCGCTCACGCTGGCCGAATCGCGCCGGCATACCACGGACATCGCCCGGGCCGTGGCCTTTTCCAGCAGCGGCGAAGTGGCCCAGCAGGATCGGTCAGCCCTGACCCGGACGGCCCAGGCCTGCGTCTCGCAGGGTGAAATCGCCTACCTCGTCTTCACGGACATCTCCGGTGAAATCCTCGCCAGTTGTCAGCGCGGCGCAGGAAACATCAACAGCCTGCTTGTCGACGGCACGAACCGCGTTCTCGTCGATCCGATCAATCAGCCGCGGTTGTTGCACCACGGCGAATTCGGCCCGCGCATCGACGTTGTTTACCCCGTGACGGTGATATCGCCCGAAGCCAGCGGCCTTGCCGCGCCGACCGTCGGGTTCGTTCGGCTGGGTGTCAGCATGACGTCGGCGGGCGCCCGGCTGGCTCGTTTGCGGCAGGACATCATCTGGCTGTGTGTCGCTGTTGCGTTGTTGATGGTTCCGGTCGGGTTCCAGGCAGTGCGCGTGGTCATCGCGCCGATCAACCGGCTGGCGGAGGCAGTGACGGCGTTCGCTGCAGGCCAGCGGGACGTGCGCGTCGCCGTGAGTCAACATGAATGGGGCGAAATCGCCGACTTGAAGCGCGCATTCAACGGCATGGCTGATCAGTTGAACGGCTCACATGAGAAGCTGGTCAAGCTGAACGCCGAACTGGAAGATCGTGTGCGCGAGCGAACGCTCGACCTGGAGCGCGCGAACATGCGCCTGGCGGAGATGGCCTCGCGCGATTCGCTGACGGGCCTTTACAACCGGCGTCATTTCAACGACGTGCTCGCCCAGCTCTTTGCCGAGGCGGCGCGCTACAACACCGAAATCACCTGCATGATGCTGGACCTCGACAACTTCAAGCAGGTCAACGACACGCTCGGCCACCACATGGGCGACCAGCTGCTTCAGATCACCTCCGAAGTGCTGCTGGCATGCATCCGCGAGGCGGACGTGCCGGTGCGCTACGGCGGTGATGAGTTCGCCGTGCTCTTCCCGCGCACCACGCCGGCCGAGGCGACCGCCAGCGCCGAGCGCATCCTGACGCGCTTCAAACGCGAATTGCTCCGCCGCATGCCCGATGCGCACTTTGTGTCGCTGTCCATCGGTCTGGCCAGTCGTGAAGACAATCTGCCAGGGACGTGCATCGAACTGGTGCATCTCGCCGATGAGGCGCTCTACAAAGCCAAGGCCGCGGGCAAGAATCAAATCAAGTCCATTCGGCCGTCGCAGGTGCGGCGCAATCCGTCACAACAGGTCCAGGCCTGA